Part of the Polaribacter sp. Hel1_33_78 genome is shown below.
TTTTGGCAGTATTTTATGTCATTTATCTGTAAAAGCAACAAAAAAAATGGATAAACTAAAAGTTGGGGAAATCGTTATTGTTAAAGGGATTTGTACAGGCTATTTAATGGATGTTATTTTAGTAAAGTCAGAAATTACAAATTAATTATAAAAGTCAGAAATTATGAAACTACTTTATACAATTTTGTGCTGCTCATTCTTTGTAGCAGTAACCAACAGTCAAGACCGATATTTAACAAAAAATGGTGCTATTAACTTTTATTCTAAAGCACCAATGGAAGATATCACAGCAGATAATAATCAAGTATTAAGTATTATTGATGCCTCAAAAGGTAAAATGGCAATTCAAATACTAATGAAATCATTCTTATTTGAAAAAGCGTTAATGCAAGAACACTTTAATGAGAATTATGTGGAGTCGGATACATATCCAAAAGCCACTTTTAAAGGGACTATTTTAAATTTTGATACTATTAATGCAACTGCAAGTAAGCAGCAAGTAAAAGGGATGTTAACCATTCATGGGGTTACTAAGGAAATTACAATTGATGCTAATTTCACAAAAACAGATGCATTGATTTTAGTAGATGGCAATTTTATTATTGAAGTTGATGATTTTAACATACAAATTCCCGCAGTAGTTGCTAAAAATATTGCTAAAAAAATAAAAGTGAGTTTCGACTTTAATCATAAACCTTACAAGAAGTAGACCAATCATTATGAAAAAATTATTCGCTATTTTTCTAATTTCGATAAGTATATCAGCATACAGTCAAGACGATTTGTTAGATATTTTAAATGAGGAAACTCCAGAAAATGTCACTGAAGATATTGTGACAGCAACGTTTAAAGGGACAAGAATTTTAAACGGACATTCCATACAAAACAGGAAGGATAAAGAGTTAGAATTTATAATTTCGCATAGATTTGGAGCCATTAATTTAGGATTCGATGAACTTTTTGGGTTAGATCAATCTAATATTCGTTTTGCATTAGAATATGGGGTAACTGATAATTTAACCATGGGTTTAGGAAGAAGTAGTTTTGAAAAAACTTTTGATTCTTTTTTTAAATATAGTTTGGTAAAACAAAGAAAAGGAGCAAATTATTTCCCTTTAGCTATCTCACTTTTTGGAAGTATTGCAGCAAAAACACAAGATGAACAATTTCCTCTGATAAAAAGAACTTTTTCTGAAAACCTATCCTATGTAGGTCAAGTTTTAATTGCAAGAAAGTTCAACTCCTCTTTTTCAATGCAATTAACACCAACGTTTATTCATAGAAATACGGTTAGAGTGGAAGAAGATCCACATAGCATTTTTGCATTGGGTTTTGGAAGTCGAATAAAACTGAGCAAACGAGTTTCATTGAATAGTGAATATTACCTTGCATTTGATGAATCTACATCTATAAATGCTAAAAATTCTTTGGCTTTTGGTGTAGATATTGAAACTGGAGGACATGTTTTTCAGTTAATTTTATCAAACGCAATTACCATGATCGAAAAAAGTTTTATTGCCGAAAACACTGGAGATTTCTTCGGAGGAGATATTCACTTTGGTTTCAATATTTCAAGAACCTTTTAATTTTTTAAATTTCATTTTGAAGAATGAATGATTGAGATTTTTTTTCATAATTTAAAATCCTTTATTTTTAAATTATGAAAAGTAAAAGTCTTTATGATCTATTCCTTTTCCAAAAGAGTGATTTTTGAATTACTATTTTTGAATAAATGTAAATATGTTTCAACTTTAAAAACTGAACTACTAAAACGAGAAGTTCTATTTCTACTTTCTTCTTGCCTTTTTATACTTCTTGCAAACCGTCTAATTTCGTCTTTTGTAGTTAAAATAATACCAGGGATTAAAGTACTTTTTCCATGATCATCTTTTGCAACCATCGTAAAATAAGAAGAATTACAATGCTTTTTTTCACCAGTTCTAATATTTTCAGATTCTACTCTTAAGCCTACAACCATTGAAGTTCTTCCTGAATAATTGATAGATGCTTTTAGGGTAACTAATTCACCCACTTCAATTGGGTGTAAAAAATCAACTTTATTTACAGAAGCTGTTACACAATAATTTCCAGAATGTTTGGAAGCGCATGCAAAGGCAATTTGATCCATTAAATTTAAAATATGACCTCCATGTATTTTTCCGCTAAAATTAGAATGTGATGGTAACATTAACTGTGTAATTATAACTTGAGATTCATTAATGTGCTTAAATTGCTTTTTTGTTTCAGACATACTTCAAAAATACAATTCTTTTTTTTTGGATGAGTTTAAAAATTTACTAGAAAGGAATAATTTTCAAGTAAAATTATTCCTTTTTAAAAGTCATTATTTCGCTTTTACCGTTATTTTATTGCAAGAAAGTATGGATGTTATTTTATTTGTTTTGAAATTGATAGATTATTTTATTAAATTCACAAAACTATTAAAAACTTATAAAATATTACCATTATGAAAACAACATTACTTTTATTTTTTACTTTTATTTCTTTTGGGCTGTCTGCTCAAACAACACACAATTTAGGTTGGTCATTCAATAGTGCTAATCAAGAAATCACCATTGATGTTGGTGATACTGTAGTTTGGACTTGGGAAGGCTCTGGAACTCATAATTTACTTAAATTAACTGGGCCAGAAACTGGATTTGGTATTGATGCGGTGAGATATGCTGCAGGGCATTCATATTCTTATACATTTACTACAGCAGGTGTTAATACTTACGAATGTGCTCCTCATCCTGCCAGTATGTTCGGTAAAGTAACAGTAACAGGAGCTACAGCTGGAATTAGTGATAGCCAATTATTAAATTTTAGTATGTATCCAAATCCAGTTTCAGATCAGTTAATTATTCAATTACCAACTGGTTCAGAAAAAGCGGAGGTTGGTGTTTTTGACTACACAGGAAGATTAGTGAAATCGAAAACGATCACATCAAATAATAATAGTATAAATGTTCAGAAATTATCAAATGGAATCTATATGATTAGAGTGTCTTCTAATGCTAAAATTGGAGCACAACAATTTATTAAAAATTAAATATTTTTTTACAAAATTAAAAAGCCGATTGTGAAAACAATCGGTTTTTTTTATGCCTTTTTTAAGTTAAGTTTGTAGTCAGATATTTTCCAAGCAAAAAAACATGAATTATATACTTTTTGATGGTAGTGTTAGAAATTCACTACTACCTTTTACTTATACCAAACCTGTAGCAGATATTCGTATTGGAATTTTAACCATTAGAGAAAAATGGGAAAAATATTTAAGCCTAACAACCACAACAGTAACAGAAGAATATTTAGAGGAAAAATATCCAATGGTGGAATTGGAACAGAATGTTTTAATAAATGCTTCCTTTTGTCCAACAAAAAGTTTGGTTGAAAAAGTGAAAAACTTATCAAAAAATGAGGCCATTTTTAAAGGTGAAGATGTCATTGCTTTTTTTACATCTGATTCTCAAGAAGAAGTAAATTTTGATGACTATACTCAAATTGAGTTTGATGAAGACATTCTTCAAATAAAAAATACTTGGGATATTTTTTCATTAAATGACAAAGCGATTCAAGAAGATTTTGAATTGATTACAGAAGGAAGAACTTCAGAGCCAATTCCGGCAGGTGTTCAATACATAAATAAAGAAAACATATTTATTGAAGAAGGAGCAAAGCTTACATTTGCTTTTTTAAATGCAACTGATGGACCGATTTACGTCGGTAAAGATGCAGAAATTATGGAAGGTTGTGTTGTACGAGGAGCTTTAGCAATGTGCGAACATTCTGTATTAAAATTAGGAACAAAAATTTATGGAGCTACCACTTTAGGACCTTATTGTAAAGTAGGAGGTGAGGTAAATAATTCAGTTCTAATGGGATATTCTAGCAAGGGGCATGATGGTTTTTTAGGGAATTCTGTTCTGGGAGAATGGTGTAATTTAGGCGCAGATACAAACAATTCGAATCTTAAAAATAATTATGCAGAAGTAAAATTATGGAATTATGAAACCGGCCGTTTTGCAAAAACAGGATTACAATTTTGTGGATTAATGATGGGTGATCATTCTAAATGTGGCATTAATACAATGTTCAATACAGGGACTGTAATAGGGGTTTCTGTCAATATTTTTGGCCCTGGATTTCCTAGAAATTTTGTACCATCTTTCAGTTGGGGAGGCGCGTCAGGGTTTACAGAGTATAAAACCAATAAAGTTTTTGAAGTTGCAGATGTTGTTATGAAACGAAGAAATTTAGTTTTTGATGCTATAGAGGAACGAATTTTAAAGCACGTTTTTGAGGAAACTAAACAGTATAGAAATTATTAAAAAGTATTTAAATTTTATTTACATAAAGTAACTTCAACATCTATACCGCTAAAAATAGCTACTCCAGTCAATTCTTCTACGAATTGATCATCTGTTAAATCATTAATACTAACACCCGGGTTTGCAGCTGCAATATCTAATTTAATGCCTTTCCTGTGGTGTCCCCAACCATGAGGAATGCTAATTACACTTTCGCAAATTTCATCATTTACATCTGCCGTAATTCTTACAGAACCAACTCTAGAAGTTATTTCTACTAAATCTCCGCTAGTAATGTTTCTTTTCATGGCATCATTTGGATGAATTATGAGATTACAAATATTAGACCCCTTCATTAAACTTTTACTATTATGCATCCAGCTATTATTACTTCTAAGGTTTCTTCTTCCTATTAAGCTTAAAGTATTTGATATGGTTTTTTTACTTTTTAATAATTTATTAATTTCGTGAATATAGATATCGGATAAAAGTCTAATTTTTTTATTTTCGAATAATAAAACATCTTCTATTCTAGGTTTTAAAGAACCTAAATCTATGCCATTAGGATGTTGTTTAAGTTTTTCTAAATCTAAATTATAACAGCCTTTTTTTAGGCCACTATCTAATAAATAGTTTAAAGTTAAATTTTTAAACATTCCTATTTGCTGAAGTGTTTGGTCTGTCTTTTTGTGCTTTTTTAGTAGTGAAATGGTTAATCTTTTAAAAATATCAAAATCATACAAAGCATCTTTAGATTTTGCTATAATGGGTTCGCTATATTTTGTAGTATTCCTTATGGCTAAATTGTTAAAAATATAATCATAATGTGAAACTTCTAATGCTGTTGCTGGAGGTAAAATATAGTCAGCATTTTTTGTGGTTTCATTTAAATAGATATCCACGGAAACCATAAAATCTAAACTATCGATAGCTTTTTCTAATTGTTTTCCATTAGGTGTCGATAAAACAGGATTACCACAAACCGTAATAAGTGCATTAATTTTAGATTCTTTTTTATTGAAAATTTCTTCAGCTAAAGTACTCACGGGCAATTCACCGTTAAATTCAGGTAATTTTCTAACGGTAGATTGCCATCTATTAAATTTTAAAACTGGTTTTTTGGTATTTACAACTCTAATTGCAGGTTTCGGGAACATTATGCCTCCAGGTGTATCAAAATTACCACTTAAAATGTTTAATATATTTATTGCCCAAATACTTAAAGACCCATATTCTACAGTACTTAAACCTAACCTTCCGTATATCGAAGCAGATTTCGCGTTGATAAAATCTTTAGTAATTAAAGATATTGTTTCATTTTTAATACCTGTTTTTGCTGCAACATAATCTAAATCTAAATTTTGTAACAAAGCTTTTAACACGCTTAATTCTTTGGTTGAAACATAGTTTTCTAGATGATTTAATGTAATCAGTTTCTCATCTAAAATTATTTTAATCATTGCTAATAATAGCCAAATATCTGATGCTGGTTTTATAAAATGATGTTCACTGGCTTTTTTTGCGGTTTCACTAAAACGAGGGTCAATAACTACTACTTTTCCTTTTAGCTTAATATCTTTTATTAATTTTCTTGCATTTGGTGCAGTCATCATACTTCCATTAGAAACCATTGGATTTCCGCCTAAAATTAGCCAATGATGCGTTCTGTGTAAATCTGGTACTGGTAATAAATTTGAATGCCCAAACATAGTTGCAGCTGCTAAATGATGTGCTAGTTGATCTGCAGAGGTTGCAGAAAATACATTTTTTGATTTTATAGTTTTGTAAAATAGAGGAGCACCAAGAATAGTTCCTAAATTATGTACTGAAGGATTTCCACTGTAGATTGCGATAGCATTTTTACCATGCTGTTCTTGAATTTGATGTAATTTTTCTGAAACCTCATTAATTGCTTGATCCCATGAAATTTCAATCCAATTTTTACCTACCTTTTTTAAGGGTTTCTTTAATCTATTAGGGTCTTCGTGAATATCTTTTAAACCTATGGCTTTTGGGCAAATATGACCTTTGCTAAATGGGTCTTTTTTATCACCAGATATTTTTTTAATTTTGTTTTTTTTAAGTATGATTTCTACACCACACATTGCTTCACAAAGATGACAAGTTCTATATTTTGTAATTTCAGACATACCCTAAATTTAAGGTAAATAAATCACAAAAAAAGACAGCCAAAATAAATTTATTTTAGCTGTCTTTTTTTTAAGAAAGAAATTCTATTAATTTCTTTCAATTACGTCACCAGAACCCACAGATTTACTATCCACATCTTTAGGGTTTCCTTTGTAATAAATATTTCCAGAACCCACTACTTTTGCTTTAATTTTAGTTTTAACGGTAGCTTTTATACTTCCAGATCCCGCAATATTTGCATTTAGAATATCAGTATTTAGTTCATAGGCCTCTATACTTCCAGATCCCGCAATTGAACATGTAAATTCATTAGATTTTCCAAATAATTTAATGTTTCCAGAACCACCAATTGATGATTTCATTTCATCAGTATCAACATGTAAAGTAATGTTTCCAGAGCCGCCTAAAGAAACTGCTAAATCCTGGTTTTTTATGATGCCTTGATTTGTGATGTTTCCAGAACCACCCAAAGAAATTTTGTCTAAACTTTCATAAGTAACCGTAATCGTTAACTTTTTGGTAGTTCTTACATTTATGTTTTTTTCATATTTTATTTTTAAAGTATTATTTTTTACTTCAGTTATTATGTGAGGGATAATGTTTTCTTCACCTTCAATAGTTATTTTACCTTCTTTTCCTTTTACAAGAATTATGTCAAAAGAACCACCAACAGAAAGCCCATCATAACCTGAAGTAGTTCTGTTTAAAGTAACAATATTTCCATTTCCTTTAATTTTTTTACTATTTCCCCACCAATCTTGTGCATTGATAGATACAGTAATTGTTAGGAGTAGTAATGTAAGTGTAGTTTTTTTAAACATAATTTATATTTTTAAGTTGTCTTGGTTTGTTAATTTTCTTTGATGGAAACGCCACCATATTGAGAGTTAATTTTTATACTAGAATCCGAATTTCCTTTTCCGAATTTTCCTTCATAATATTTTTTAGATGATTTAGAAATTTTTTTGTAAAATTCTATGTTGTCCTCATTTCTTTTAAAACTAGCATATTGTAAATTTAATTCAAAGTTGAACACCGCATCTTGGTCTACATTAATTCTAATGCCTGCGTATTCTCCATCAATATTTACGCTTTCAAAATCTTTTACCAAACGTTTTACAGAAATAGCGCCATAATCAGTGTCAACTTTTAAATTCTTTCTAATAGTTCCAAAACGCATACTAACGTAATCTGATTTTCCATTTACATTCAATGCTTCATCAATGGTAATTGAACCGTAATCAGCATTAAAATCAATATCCTCAATTTTTTCAAATTTTAAAGCAGAGTAATCTGCATTTACTTTTAAAGTTCCTGAATTTTCAATAGTAATTTTAGAGTAATCTAGATCAAGATTACCACTTTTCATAAAAACTACATTAGATGCTGAGCAATAATCTAAATTAATACTATTATTTTCTGCTGATAATTCACCGATAGAAATTTTCCCATAATCGCAGTTAATGTTTGCTGTTCCAGATAAATCACTTAAAAAAATACTACCATAATCATTATCTAAATCGGCATCATTGGTTTTAGGCATTTTTATTATGTAGTTGATTTGAAAATTTAAATTGTTATTTTTTTTCCAAAAAGACCACCTGTTTTTTTCTTTTTCAAATTTTGTAATTGCAGACACAAAATTAAGAGATGATTCAAACTCCACGTCAATACGTTCAAGCTTTTCTTTAACGCTATCTACATCATCTCCTTTTACGGTAATAGTAACTTCAATTTCTACTCGCTTTTTATCCCAAGTTGTAATGTTTAAATTTCCATAACTATTCTTAATATTGAGTTTAGCATCAGTACTTACTTTAAATTCTTTTTTAATTATTCTACTTTTTTCATGTTTTTTGTCATCAACATGGGCCGACGCAATTAACGGAATAAGCAAGAATAGAAGTACAGTTTTATAGATAGATTTCATTGTTTAAGGTTTTAGTATTTTTAATTTGCTCTATTCGGTTCAGTACATTTTCTAAAATTTCTAAACGTTTTTGATAGTTCTTTATCATCGCATTTATAATTAGTTTAGAGTTACTGCTATTATTTAATTCTGTCATAAAGCTTTTATAATCGTCTTCAAGTTCTTCTAATTGTTCTAAAGCTTCTTCAATAACTGATTCTGTCTCTAGGTTTCTGTTTTTTTCAATAGTTTTTAATTCTTGATGGATTGTAGAAACAAAATAGTTTTGAACTTCTTCCATTTTAGGTGATACATCTGCCAGATCTAACTGTTGTTTTTGATAATTGTTTCCCATCCAAAAGCCAAAAACTAAAACAACCGAAGCTGCTATGGATAACCATTTCCAAGTAGGTTTTTTATGATTTTGTGCAGGTTTGTTTAATCTTTTTTCAAAGCGCTTTTCATGCCCTAATTTTGGCTCATGAAAATCAAAATCATTTTCAGAAAAAAAATCATGTAATTTATCTTCCATACGCTTGAGTTTTTATGCTTTCTGTAAGTAATATTTGCTTCAATTTTTTCTTTGCTCTAGAAACGGTAGTTCTCACGTTCTCATTTGTATAATTTAAAATTTGTGCGATTTCTTCATAATCATAACCTTCAATTAAATTAAGGGTGAGTACTAATCTATAATTATCTTTTAAGCTTTGTAAGGTATTTAAAACATTTTTAGGATTTAAGCCTTTATAATCGATTACTTCATCTGTAATTTTATCATTGGTAATAACTTCCATTTTTACTTCTTGATACCGATTGTTTTTTTTTAACTGTGTTAAACTTTTATTAATCACAATTCGTTTTAACCAGGCACCGAAAGTTACTTCACCTTTAAATGTATGCAATTTTGTAAAAGCCGTTAAAAAAGCTTCTTGCATAATGTCTTCAGCTTCAAAATTATCTTTTAAAATTCTATGTGCAGTATTATACATTGCTTGATAGTAAGCTTTATATAAATCTAACTGCGCATTTTTATCCGATTTTTTGCAGCGTTTTATAAGGTTGGTTATATGTGGTTGACTAGTTTCCAATAAAACGTTTCTATATGAAAGACTAAACTGTTTATGCGTTGTGACAGTTTTGTGAAAATAAAAATAGTCTTTTTAAAGAGAAAGTGATTAATTCAATATTTTAAAGACTTTCCAGTATGGAGTTGACATTATTTTTATCTTCTATTTTAAGCAAACTCCATTGCAAGTCATAGCAAATTGTTTCTCCAATTTTTAATTTCTTTTCAGGACTCAAACATTCTAATTCGCTAAATAAATGATTTCCAAATATGGTTACAGAAGTTCCTCCATCTGGATATGAGTTTTTATCATCAAAATTAAATTTTTCTATAAATAAAGTTTTGTGTAAATACCCAGCAATCCAATTCTTAGAATCTGCACCTACTTTTTGAGGTAAATTGTCAGATGATTTTAATTTTAAAATAGCACTATTTAGGGCTGCGTTTATATGAGCATTATTCTTTGCATCTGGCCACTTAGGTATTAAAAAACCGTTTTCAAATATACTTTTTTTATTGATGGGTAAGTAGCTAGTATTCGGTGTTTTAATTTTAGATAAACTCCAAATAGTTAGTGGAATTTCTTCAATAACTTTATTTTTAGCAGCAGTTTTTTTTGTCAATTTTTGTTGAATTTTAACTTTTGTTCCATTTTCTGACATTGTAATAATTCTTTCTAATTGTATCCCTAGTAATTCACTCAAAGGACTCTTTAGAATAACGCCGTTTTTTAAGAAAGTAACCTCATAAGAACTCGCATTTAGAAATGGATCTGGTACGTGTCTGCTGCCAGTTAAAATATTAAAATATTCTTCAGAGCATGGTAAAACTCTATTGCCACCAAGATTTGGAGCTTGGTTCGTATTGTTTTCTTGAAAGTAATTTCCAGCATTAAATTTAATACCTTCAAGTTGCTCATTTTCATAAAACATATTTGTTCCGTCTAAGAAACCATAGTGCATAATTCTACCAATTTCTGGTACTACTAAAATTTTAATAGTTGAATTTGAAATTTCTATTGTTTCTTTCCAGCCTTTATATGATATATTCTTTATTTTTATCTTAGACATATCTTTTGTTTTAGTTGCAAAAATGATAAAAAAAAATGAAGTAATTAAATTCTATTTACCAATGGCACAACAATTGTCTTATTTAAATGAGATAATGAAGGGTTTAATTTTAAACAATTGGTTATCAATTAATTATAATTAAAATAGTGATATTGGTTTTTATTGATTCAATAAATCAATGTCACAATGACAGATATACAGAAAATGAGCAAAACAAAGATTATAAAGTTAGACAGTTTGTCGTTTCAAAACATCATGAACGAAGATGCTGAATTAATCCCATTAATGACGCCAGAAGATGAAGAAATCATCAATAAAGAGAGCGTTCCTGCAATGTTGCCAATTCTTCCGTTAAGAAATACCGTTCTATTTCCAGGAGTTGTAATTCCTATTACGGCCGGAAGGGATAAATCCATTCAATTAATTAAAGATGCCAATAAAGGTGATAAAATAATTGGAGTAGTAGCACAAAAAAATGAAGAAGAAGAAGACCCTGGTTTAAAAGATATACATACAACGGGTGTTGTGGCACAAATTTTACGTGTGTTAAAAATGCCTGATGGAAATACAACTGTTATCATTCAGGGAAAAAAACGTTTTGAAATTGATCAAATTATTCAGGATGAACCTTATTTAAAGGCAACTGTAAAAGAAGCTGTAGATGATAGAAGTATTGAAGACAAAAAAGAGTTCGATGCAATTATAGATTCTATTAAAGAACAAGCTTTAGAGGTTATTAAGGAAAACCCAATGTTACCTTCAGAAGCTTCATTCGCGATTAAAAATATTCAATCCAATTCGTTTTTAGTCAATTTTATTGCTTCTAACATGGATTTAAGTGTAATGCATAAACAAGTAATTTTAGAAAAAGACAATCTAAAAGAACGAGCTTTATTAACACTCAAAAACTTAAACAAAGAGCTACAGAAATTACAATTACGTAATGACATTCAATCTAAAACACGTGAAGATTTAGATCAACAACAACGTGAATATTATTTAAATCAGCAGTTAAAAACGATTCAAGAAGAATTAGGAGGCGTTTCTAATGATGAAGAATTGGAAGAAATGCGCAAGCAGGCCAAAAAGAAAAAGTGGACTAAAGAAGTAGGAGAGACCTTTGATAAAGAACTGGCTCGTTTGCGAAGAATGAATCCACAAGCTGCAGAATATGGTGTGCAAAGAAGCTATTTAGAATTATTATTAGAATTACCTTGGGGCATTTATTCTGAAGACAAATTCGATTTGAAGCATGCTACCAAAGTTTTAGATCGAGATCACTTTGGTTTAGAAAAAGTAAAAGAAAGAATTATAGAACACTTAGCTGTTTTAAAATTAAGAGGTGATATGAAATCACCTATTATCTGTTTATATGGCCCTCCAGGAGTTGGTAAAACTTCTTTGGGGAAATCTGTTGCGGAAGCTTTAGGGCGCAAATATGTTAGAATGTCTTTAGGTGGTTTACGTGATGAAGCAGAAATTAGAGGACATAGAAAAACTTATATTGGCGCAATGCCGGGTCGTTTAATTCAGAATTTAAAAAAATCAGGAACTTCAAACCCTGTTTTTGTGTTAGACGAAATAGATAAATTAGGTCAAAGTCACCAAGGCGATCCATCTTCAGCGATGCTAGAAGTATTAGATCCTGAGCAAAATGAGGCTTTTTATGACAATTATTTGGAAGTTGGTTATGATTTATCGAAAGTACTTTTTATTGCTACAGCAAATAATTTAGGTCAAATTCCTTGGGCTTTGCGTGATAGAATGGAAATTATAAATGTTTCTGGTTATACAATTGAGGAAAAAATAGAAATCGCCAAAAGACATTTATTACCAAAACAATTAAAAGAACACGGTTTAACAACTAAAGATATTAAGTTAGGAAAAAAACAAATTGAACAAATTGTTGAAGGTTACACGCGTGAGTCAGGAGTTCGTGGTTTAGAAAAGAAGATTGCAAAAGTGGTTCGTTTTGCAGCTAAATCTATCGCACTAGAGGAAGAATATGATATCGCTGTATCTTCAGAAAAAATAGAAGATATTTTAGGAACCCCAAGAAATAGAGATAAATTTGAAAATAATGATGTTGCTGGTGTAGTTACAGGTTTAGCATGGACGCAGGTTGGAGGTGATATTTTATTTATAGAATCTATTTTATCAAAAGGAAAAGGAACACTTTCTATTACAGGTAATTTAGGAACTGTAATGAAAGAATCGGCAACAATTGCATTACAATATATAAAATCCAATGCGGAAGAATTTGGTATTAAACCAGAAATTTTAGAAAAGTACAATGTCCATATTCACGTTCCTGAGGGAGCAACACCAAAAGATGGGCCTAGTGCAGGTATCACCATGTTAACCTCTTTAGTCTCCTCTTATACACAACGTAAAATTAAGAATAAATTAGCCATGACTGGCGAAATTACCTTGCGTGGAAAAGTATTACCTGTTGGCGGAATTAAAGAAAAAATATTAGCTGCTAAAAGAGCAAATATTAAGGAAATTATTTTGTGCAAGGACAATGAAAAAGATATTTTAGAAATAAAAGAGAGCTATTTAAAGGGCTTAACTTTTCATTATGTAACCGACATGAAAGAGGTCATAGAATTGGCGCTCACAAAACAAAAAGTAAAAAACGCTAAGAAATTAGTCTAAATTTAAAAGCCTCCTAATTGGAGGCTTTTTTTATTTTAATAAAAAAGTGTGGAAAATTTATTTAAAAAAATCTTTAGATTTTTCCCAGTAAACATCCATCTCAGTTAAGGTCAAGTCCGAAAGTTGTGTACCATCATCCTTGGCAGCTTGTTCTAAATATTGAAAACGATTTATAAATTTTTTGTTCGTTTTTTCTAGAGCATTTTCAGGATTTACGCCAATAAATCGAGCGTAATTAATCATGGAAAACAAGACATCTCCAAATTCTTTTTCAATGTCTTCTTTATTTTCCTTCTTTATTTCTTCATTTAGTTCAGAGAGTTCTTCTTGTACTTTTTCCCAAACTTGTTCTGGTTTTTCCCAATCAAATCCAACACCTGCAACTTTATCTTGTATTCTATTCGCTTTTACAATGGCGGGTAGACCTTTAGGAACGCCTTCTAAAACAGAGTTTTTACCTTCCTTTAGCTTTAATTGTTCCCAATTACGTTTTACATCTTCCTCATTCTCCACTTTTACATCCCCATAAATGTGAGGATGTCTATGAATTAATTTATCAGAAATAGAGTTAGCAACATCCCCAATATCAAAAGCATTTTTTTCACTTCCAATTTTTGCGTAAAAAACAATGTGCAAGAGAACATCTCCTAATTCTTTTTTAATTTCTTGCAAATCATTATCAAGAATAGCATCAGCCAATTCATACGTCTCTTCTATTGTTAAATGAC
Proteins encoded:
- a CDS encoding T9SS type A sorting domain-containing protein, giving the protein MKTTLLLFFTFISFGLSAQTTHNLGWSFNSANQEITIDVGDTVVWTWEGSGTHNLLKLTGPETGFGIDAVRYAAGHSYSYTFTTAGVNTYECAPHPASMFGKVTVTGATAGISDSQLLNFSMYPNPVSDQLIIQLPTGSEKAEVGVFDYTGRLVKSKTITSNNNSINVQKLSNGIYMIRVSSNAKIGAQQFIKN
- a CDS encoding acyl-CoA thioesterase — protein: MSETKKQFKHINESQVIITQLMLPSHSNFSGKIHGGHILNLMDQIAFACASKHSGNYCVTASVNKVDFLHPIEVGELVTLKASINYSGRTSMVVGLRVESENIRTGEKKHCNSSYFTMVAKDDHGKSTLIPGIILTTKDEIRRFARSIKRQEESRNRTSRFSSSVFKVETYLHLFKNSNSKITLLEKE
- a CDS encoding YceI family protein, whose protein sequence is MKLLYTILCCSFFVAVTNSQDRYLTKNGAINFYSKAPMEDITADNNQVLSIIDASKGKMAIQILMKSFLFEKALMQEHFNENYVESDTYPKATFKGTILNFDTINATASKQQVKGMLTIHGVTKEITIDANFTKTDALILVDGNFIIEVDDFNIQIPAVVAKNIAKKIKVSFDFNHKPYKK
- a CDS encoding DUF5777 family beta-barrel protein, with the protein product MKKLFAIFLISISISAYSQDDLLDILNEETPENVTEDIVTATFKGTRILNGHSIQNRKDKELEFIISHRFGAINLGFDELFGLDQSNIRFALEYGVTDNLTMGLGRSSFEKTFDSFFKYSLVKQRKGANYFPLAISLFGSIAAKTQDEQFPLIKRTFSENLSYVGQVLIARKFNSSFSMQLTPTFIHRNTVRVEEDPHSIFALGFGSRIKLSKRVSLNSEYYLAFDESTSINAKNSLAFGVDIETGGHVFQLILSNAITMIEKSFIAENTGDFFGGDIHFGFNISRTF
- a CDS encoding GlmU family protein produces the protein MNYILFDGSVRNSLLPFTYTKPVADIRIGILTIREKWEKYLSLTTTTVTEEYLEEKYPMVELEQNVLINASFCPTKSLVEKVKNLSKNEAIFKGEDVIAFFTSDSQEEVNFDDYTQIEFDEDILQIKNTWDIFSLNDKAIQEDFELITEGRTSEPIPAGVQYINKENIFIEEGAKLTFAFLNATDGPIYVGKDAEIMEGCVVRGALAMCEHSVLKLGTKIYGATTLGPYCKVGGEVNNSVLMGYSSKGHDGFLGNSVLGEWCNLGADTNNSNLKNNYAEVKLWNYETGRFAKTGLQFCGLMMGDHSKCGINTMFNTGTVIGVSVNIFGPGFPRNFVPSFSWGGASGFTEYKTNKVFEVADVVMKRRNLVFDAIEERILKHVFEETKQYRNY
- a CDS encoding molybdopterin-dependent oxidoreductase; the encoded protein is MSEITKYRTCHLCEAMCGVEIILKKNKIKKISGDKKDPFSKGHICPKAIGLKDIHEDPNRLKKPLKKVGKNWIEISWDQAINEVSEKLHQIQEQHGKNAIAIYSGNPSVHNLGTILGAPLFYKTIKSKNVFSATSADQLAHHLAAATMFGHSNLLPVPDLHRTHHWLILGGNPMVSNGSMMTAPNARKLIKDIKLKGKVVVIDPRFSETAKKASEHHFIKPASDIWLLLAMIKIILDEKLITLNHLENYVSTKELSVLKALLQNLDLDYVAAKTGIKNETISLITKDFINAKSASIYGRLGLSTVEYGSLSIWAINILNILSGNFDTPGGIMFPKPAIRVVNTKKPVLKFNRWQSTVRKLPEFNGELPVSTLAEEIFNKKESKINALITVCGNPVLSTPNGKQLEKAIDSLDFMVSVDIYLNETTKNADYILPPATALEVSHYDYIFNNLAIRNTTKYSEPIIAKSKDALYDFDIFKRLTISLLKKHKKTDQTLQQIGMFKNLTLNYLLDSGLKKGCYNLDLEKLKQHPNGIDLGSLKPRIEDVLLFENKKIRLLSDIYIHEINKLLKSKKTISNTLSLIGRRNLRSNNSWMHNSKSLMKGSNICNLIIHPNDAMKRNITSGDLVEITSRVGSVRITADVNDEICESVISIPHGWGHHRKGIKLDIAAANPGVSINDLTDDQFVEELTGVAIFSGIDVEVTLCK